The stretch of DNA AAAATGATACAGAATTGACTGTATTTCCTTTTCGAAAACAGGTGGAAAAAAGACTATGAGAAAAttagaaagtgagaaaattaTCATAGAtttataaagttttttttatttttgttaaaaataaatcATCTTCTCTATAAATATTTGACAAAAACGTATTTTATTTTAGATATCGACGAATGCGCTAAAGATACCGATAACTGCCACGCTGATTCTACCTGCACCAATACTAAAGGATCGTTCCATTGCTCGTGTCGCCATGGTTACTCAGGAGATGGGATCAACTGTGTTGGTAAATATACCTGTGCAAACAAATACATACTTTTGTTGCTGATCAAGAATCCATAGGCCATTACCCTTGGGTTGGGTTAATATACCGTTTTATCGTCAGAATCCTCTCTAACAACAGCATAGCGACTTCTATGCCGGTAGTATCACAGAATTTCAAATATACCGAGAActgcccaatttttttttgcgaacAAATGAATGATTACTCCAAAACTGAAGGACACTTGCTGGAGTTGTACTCTTATAGCTAGCAACTACATTAAACCGCAAATAGGTGCTGCTGGCTTAGGGAGAACAATAGAACCTTTAGGGACTAAAACCGTATTATTATATTTGCCTACTGCAGTTATTGACAAGTGTGGATCTGGGAATCACAATTGTCATGCTGACGCCAACTGTACCAATACCGAAGGATCGTTCGATTGCACGTGCCATACGGGATACTCTGGAGATGGAGTCACGTGTGTTGGTAAGCTTTGGGTATAAAATAAGCAGTCTTAATTAATGAAGAGTTTTAGCATTGAAGTCATGAGACTGAAGTTATTATATGCTCTGTTTTTCCCATTTAACCACATAGTATTAATAAACTTAAGTATCTATGGAATCATTGCACTTAGCACCTAGGTCGACCCGTTTGCTTTCAAACATCGGGCTACAGATCGTTGCCATTGCTTTCGTTTTTGTCCTCGATACCCATGAAAAACAGTTCCCGTGTTCCAAGTCGTCGCTGGGCTCCCTCTCCCTCTCTTTCATTCTTCCGACACCCACTCAGTTGTAATTTGAAATTGTGAAATTGTGaaattgttagttttttttttttttttttctaagttttaattttctgttttctatttgTTATGCacttttgtcttgtttaaatATTTATCTGATACACCCAATAaagtcgttaaaaaaaaaaaattaataaaaataaaaaataaaaaataaataaaaaaagctgTTAACAAGCCGCAGTGAACAATAAAAAGCTGAATAACCTTAAATTTGTGTAAAGGGGAAAGGACTGAAGTTTTGAAGAGTAATTTCCTTCACAATCAAACTGCTCGACCATGCCGCTATTTCGCTGATTTTAATTGGACGTGTCGAGTAAGATATTCTGGCGCAAGGGAACATTTCACAGGTAACCATCTTAGAACAGCAGTTGCAGGGTCGCCTGGAAGTACACTTGGTTATttcattacttattgctttgtttattttttcttcttttcctgtttaGGAAAAAAACTGAAACGCCCAAAACGTTGATGGTTGCATGTTTCTTGCTTacattttcactttttattcAGACATAGACGAATGCGCTTCCCAAACTCATAATTGCCATGCAGATGCCAATTGCACCAACACCAAAGGGTCATTCTACTGTGCGTGCCAGACAGGATACTCTGGAAACGGAGTAAATTGTGATGGTAAGTCAACATCCCTGAAACTTGGCATCAGTTGTCCTTTACGCTGAAGACTCTTCAGATGCTCTGCAAATTTAGCCTGCATCCACCTGGGTAACCGTGTAATGACTTTCTTAAGATTATCTGCGTTCATTTCACTAAGGTATCCAATGGACTCTAGGGTATCGTAGGTAACTTGGGCTGTATCAGCATAGCGTTGTAAACTGTCCTTGTCACTGGCTTGTATAGCAGCCCCCTTGGTAAGGGATTCAATACATGCCCTCACTACTTGGAATTGTTGCCCAAATCGATCCTCTAACGTTTTAAGAGCCTTTGACAGACCACCTGGCATTGGCTCATATCTTTGCACTGCAAGTAAGGCTGGTCCCTCTAAAAACTGTAACAGACGAGTCATTTTAACTGAATCATCAAGTGGTCTTGTTTCCACCAGTTGCTTGAATCTTTGTCGAAAGGCTGGATACCTCTCAGGGAAACCATCAAATTTCTGAACTTGCACAGGTGGGAGGTCATGTGATACACTCATCCTCTCCATTGAGGACATAATAGCAACATGGCTTTCATTGCTCACAGATCCCATGACACTTGAAGGGGCTGGGCGAGTGTAAGTGGCTGGCTGGGGTACTGGATCGAGGGTTGTGGTTGACACAGCGAGAGGGGTCAACTGTTGCAGCTTAGGTATATTAGGATTTGGAACCTTTTCTGACTGTACATTTACAGCTAGCTCAGTTAACTCCTTGGATGTCACATGTGGGACTGTGAAGCGGATTTTGGCAATGGGAGGAGTAGAGCTTGTTGTGAGGGGATTTTCTGTAGGAGGCGTAGATGTCAAAGGAGGGTTTCCGCTTGGACCCATATCAAGATTGCTACTAGTAGTAGTCACGGATGGTAAAGTAACACTTCCGGGGGTTGGATTTCGATGCCCTTAAAGTTCATGTCATGCTTGTGGGGCCACTTAGCACCTTTCTCGCAACTGAGTAAATCAGAGAGCTCCTGTTCTGCTAGAAATGCTTCTAACTTGGCTAATTccgcttgattctttgcagcaGCGATCTCGCTTTCGGCTTCTAATTTGGTTAATTCTAATCTATGTTGTAATTTCATTTCAGTGTGCTTTATCTCCATCTCAACGCTTTTCACCTCAAGTTCAACTGC from Montipora capricornis isolate CH-2021 chromosome 9, ASM3666992v2, whole genome shotgun sequence encodes:
- the LOC138015934 gene encoding adhesion G protein-coupled receptor E2-like; this encodes MDECSLNTHMCHENGYCNNTKGSYYCTCNVGYTGNGIYCSDVEECTTNIHNCHSDANCTNTDGSFHCRCQTGFNGDGSICDDIDECAKDTDNCHADSTCTNTKGSFHCSCRHGYSGDGINCVVIDKCGSGNHNCHADANCTNTEGSFDCTCHTGYSGDGVTCVDIDECASQTHNCHADANCTNTKGSFYCACQTGYSGNGVNCDVCFISISTLFTSSSTALLLLSSACCWIIAAFTAWILAL